The segment GCCCGGCTGCGGCATGTCGCGCGCATCGGCGTACGGACCCGGGACTTCGCGTACGCCCAGCGGGGCCTGGAGCCGCCCACCGAGGAATTCCGGGTGGAACTGACCTCCCCCGACGGCGAGTTGTGGGCCTACGGCCCCGAGGACGCCGAGCAGCGGGTCACCGGCCCCGCCCTGGACCTCTGCCTCCTCGCCACCCGGCGCCGGCACCGCGCCGACCTCGCCCTGCGCGCCGAGGGCACGGACGCCGACCAGTGGCTCGACATCGCCCAGGCCTTCGCCGGCGCGCCGGGCACAGGACGTGAACCACGTGGATGACCTGCCGGTGCCGACCACCACGGGGCGAGTGAGCCAAAGCGGAGCGGCCGCTGTCGAAAAGGAGACGCGCGCAGGGAGCGAGGCACGAGCGACCGAGCACGTCGACTGTCGACAGTGGCTCAGCGCAGCGGAGGCGAACTCGCCTCAAAAAAAGGGGGGAAAGTGAGCGAAGAGTCCCGGGCCACCATGCTCGCCCGCCTGTCCGACCTGGAGACCGAGCACGCCAAGGCGATCGCCGGCGGCGGACCGAAGTACGTGGAACGCCACCGGGCGCGCGGCAAGCTGCTCGCGCGGGAGCGGATCGAGCTGCTGGTCGACGCGGACACCCCGTTCCTGGAGTTGTCGCCGCTCGCGGCGTGGGGCAGCGCGTACCCGGTGGGCGCGTCGATGGTGACCGGCATCGGGGTGATCGAGGGCACGGAGTGCGTGATCACGGCCAATGACCCGACGGTGCGCGGCGGGGCCAGCAATCCGTGGACGCTGAAGAAGGCGCTGCGCGCGAACGAGATCGCTTTTGCCAACCGGCTGCCCGTGGTCAACCTCGTGGAGTCCGGCGGGGCGGATCTGCCGAGCCAGAAGGAGATCTTCATTCCGGGCGGCGCGCTCTTCCGGGATCTCACCCGGCTGTCGGCGGCCGGAATCCCCACCGTCGCGGTCGTGTTCGGCAATTCGACGGCGGGCGGGGCGTACGTACCGGGGATGTCCGACCACGTGATCATGGTCAAGGAGCGCTCCAAGGTCTTCCTGGGCGGCCCGCCGCTGGTGAAGATGGCCACCGGCGAGGAGTCCGACGACGAGTCGCTCGGCGGCGCCGACATGCACGCGCGGGTCTCCGGCCTCGCCGACTACTTCGCCCTCGACGAGCCGGACGCGCTGCGCCTGGCCCGCCGCGTCGTCGCCCGGCTGAGGTGGACCAAGCGCGGCCCGGCGCCCGCGGCCTCGTACGATCCGCCGCTGCTGGACGAGGACGGGCTGCTCGACATCGTGCCCGAGGACCTGAGAACCCCCTTCGACCCGCGCGAGGTCATCGCGCGCATCGCGGACGGCTCGGAGTTCGACGAGTTCAAGCCGCTGTACGGGCCGAGCCTGGCCACCGGATGGGCGCAGGTGCACGGCTATCCGGTCGGGGTCCTGGCCAATGCGCAGGGGGTGCTGTTCAGCGCCGAGTCGCAGAAGGCCGCGCAGTTCATCCAGCTCGCCAACCAGCGCGACATCCCGCTGCTGTTCCTGCACAACACCACCGGCTACATGGTCGGCAGGGAGTACGAGCAGGGCGGGATCATCAAGCACGGCGCGATGATGGTCAACGCGGTCTCCAACTCCCGCGTCCCGCACATCTCCGTTCTGATGGGCGCGAGTTACGGCGCCGGGCACTACGGCATGTGCGGCCGCGCCTTCGAGCCGCGCTTCCTGTTCGCCTGGCCCAGCGCCAAGTCGGCCGTCATGGGCCCGGCGCAGCTCGCCGGTGTCCTGTCGATCGTCGCGCGGCAGTCGGCGGAGGCGAGAGGGCAGGCGTACGACGAGGAGGCGGACGCCGCGCTGCGGGCGATGGTCGAGGAGCAGATCGAGTCCGAGTCGCTGCCGATGTTCCTGTCGGGGCGGCTGTACGACGACGGGGTCATCGACCCGCGCGACACCCGTACCGTGCTCGGCCTGTGCCTGTCCGCCGTCCACAGCGCCCCGGTCGAGGGCGCGCGGGGCGGCTTCGGCGTCTTCCGGATGTGACGGACGGGATGTGACGGACCATGAAAGGACCTTCGGTGATCTCTGCTGTGCTCGTGGCCAATCGTGGTGAGATCGCGCGCCGCGTCTTCCGTACCTGCCGCGCGCTGGGCATCGCCACGGTCTCCGTATTCTCCGAGGCCGACGCCGGGGCAGCGCACGTACGGGAGGCCGATACGGGTGTACGCCTGCCGGGGCCGGGCAGCGCGCCCGCCGACACGTATCTGCGCGCCGACCTGATCGTGAAGGCCGCCCTCGCGGCGGGAGCGGACGCCGTCCACCCCGGCTACGGCTTCCTCTCCGAGAACGCGGACTTCGCGCGCGCCGTGACCGCCGCCGGGCTGACCTGGATCGGGCCGGCGGCGGAGGCCATCGAGGCCATGGGGTCCAAGACGCGCGCCAAGCGGCTGATGGCGGCGGC is part of the Streptomyces sp. NBC_01262 genome and harbors:
- a CDS encoding acyl-CoA carboxylase subunit beta, with translation MLARLSDLETEHAKAIAGGGPKYVERHRARGKLLARERIELLVDADTPFLELSPLAAWGSAYPVGASMVTGIGVIEGTECVITANDPTVRGGASNPWTLKKALRANEIAFANRLPVVNLVESGGADLPSQKEIFIPGGALFRDLTRLSAAGIPTVAVVFGNSTAGGAYVPGMSDHVIMVKERSKVFLGGPPLVKMATGEESDDESLGGADMHARVSGLADYFALDEPDALRLARRVVARLRWTKRGPAPAASYDPPLLDEDGLLDIVPEDLRTPFDPREVIARIADGSEFDEFKPLYGPSLATGWAQVHGYPVGVLANAQGVLFSAESQKAAQFIQLANQRDIPLLFLHNTTGYMVGREYEQGGIIKHGAMMVNAVSNSRVPHISVLMGASYGAGHYGMCGRAFEPRFLFAWPSAKSAVMGPAQLAGVLSIVARQSAEARGQAYDEEADAALRAMVEEQIESESLPMFLSGRLYDDGVIDPRDTRTVLGLCLSAVHSAPVEGARGGFGVFRM